The Humulus lupulus chromosome 7, drHumLupu1.1, whole genome shotgun sequence region TCTATTGTGATCAAGTATAGACTGCTCAATGAATATTCTGACATATTCCCCACTCTGGACATCCCACAGTCGAACTGTTTTGTCGCTAGAACCAGTGGCAATGTAGTTGCAGTTGGCATGCCATTGCACACACTGATAATGATAAATGAAACCTCAATCAGAATTAGTGTATAAGAACTAGACTAGATCAGTAAGTTTAGACAACATTAAAGCACTCTTCTGGATTAAGGTTGTTGTTGTTCAACAATATAAATAACATCAAAGCAATACTACTTCCCTTTTATAACACGTAATAAAGTCAGAGAGAAACTAACATCAACATCAGATAAATGCCCTGCCATTATTCGCAAAGGTTGTATTCTTTCCATAGACCATATCCTTGCTGTCCGGTCGTGTGATGCACTAGCGAAATAGTGTCCTACAGGACTATACTGCTCCGAGAATTCATAACCAAAGAAGTTAATATATAACATTAAAATCATTATTAAGGAAAGATGACCATTATTTAATGTGGTGAAGGGAAAGAGAAGAGACAAAGTAAAGAAGTCAAAACAATTGTATGGCAGAAAATAGTAATAACACAAGTAATTGAATAGGTACAAAAGTAAAACCAATACCCCTAATatcgctttttttttttaacttgaatTTAAAGAAGCAAATTctttttgagagaaaaaaaaagtaaagtagAGGAAAATCTAAAATTCTATAACACCTTAttgaatatatttataaaagttataaattttataaaattgcaCTAAATTTAACTTTCATTTTTTTCTCATAAAAAAATCTCAATTTTTATTTGAATCCAaacaagagagaaaaaaaatcttTTGGATTTTCTTTTTTCCATCCTAGAATCCAAATTCCAAATAGAGGGCAAATGTTTAAGTGGCCAAGAAAGGAAACTAAAAAGGAgaatgcacacacacacacacatatatatattggccACTCATTTCATGTCAAATCAACAACAGAGATGCAAAAGAACTGCTAATATGAACAATTTACAACTTAAAATGATGAGATATACCTGTACATCCCATACTGGGTAATTATGACCCTTGTAGCAAACAAGATTTGCATTTAGTTCAGTGCTCCATAACCGAACTGCACGAAAACAATGCAATTCTTTCATAAACAAAACAAAGAGggaaagagggagagagaatagACTTGTTGAATCGGCTGAAGAGGAAAGTATAAAATCTCCCATAAGACTAAAAGAAGCTGAATAAACTGGTCCTGAGTGCCCCTGAAATAAGGTATAGGGTCTTTTTCCTCCATTTGAACCAAACTCATTTGGATTTGCATCATCGTCACCCTGCAAAACAGCTGATAGCAGCAgtattttaaaaataagatatgcTTTGACCAAAATACAGAATACAGAGCAAACAAAATATACTTGTCAAAAAACTAACATAGCTTTAATAAACCTAAAGAGATATTACCATCCTTAACTAGCTTTTAACTCCATGACTGCCAGCAATTTTTTAACCAAATGTTTGTTGCACTTACAGCCGAAAAAACCTAGCAATTTATGAAGGCTTAAATTGTGTGTCTATATATCCTAGACTAATTTATACACTGTAAAACACGTGCATatcttttttttaactttgatttaTGTACAAGAATATCTCAACACAGTAGAAACAGAGGATTGACTTACAACCAACAGCCTATTGCCCAAGCTTTGCCATATCCCAAATCTGCACAATGTGTACCAAATTTAGTAGAAAACACAAACAATTGACATGTCACATGCAACGAAAATGTAATCAAGAACAAACCTTCAGCGATGAATCTGAAAATCCAGCAGCAACCAATGACCCATCAGGGGGTATAGTTGAACAGTTTAAACTAGAAAAAGATAAACAGGAAGATAAGAAattgagaaatttttttttactaaaacagAAAGATAATGTTGAACCGAAAAAAAATCGAAGACAATACCCATTATGTGCATTGATAAATGTATAAAAACTAACGGATGGCAGAGCAACACTACTCAGCTGTACACGGTTTCTCAAGTCATCAAGTATAAACTGCTCAACCTCTAC contains the following coding sequences:
- the LOC133791854 gene encoding transcription initiation factor TFIID subunit 5-like; amino-acid sequence: MELKATYLIFKILLLSAVLQGDDDANPNEFGSNGGKRPYTLFQGHSGPVYSASFSLMGDFILSSSADSTIRLWSTELNANLVCYKGHNYPVWDVQYSPVGHYFASASHDRTARIWSMERIQPLRIMAGHLSDVDCVQWHANCNYIATGSSDKTVRLWDVQSGEYVRIFIEQSILDHNRFCNKKTG